The DNA window ACGCGCGCGAGCCCGCGGCCCGAGTCCCCCGCTGGGGCCACATCGGCCTGTACGGCTACCGCAGGGACGTGCTGCTCCAGCTCGCGGAGCTCGCGCCCACGCCGCTCGAGGAGACGGAGAAGCTGGAGCAGCTCCGCGCGCTGGAGCACGGCATCTCCATCCGCTGCGCGCGGGTCGCCTGGCGCACGGTGGCGGTGGACATCCCGGAGGACGTCGCGAAGGTCGAGGCCGTCATGCGCCAGAAGGGCCTGTTGTAGCCCACCCCTTCGCGGTGGACGGAACCGCATCCACCGCGAAGGCCGCGCACCTCACAGCATCGGCAGGTCGTCCGTGTAGGGCCCCAGCGGGAACGCGGCGTCGATGCGCCCCAGGTCATCCGCGGACAACTCCAGCATCGACGCGGCGGCGTTGTCCTTCAGGTGGGCCACGCGGCTCGACTTCGGAATCGCGAACAACGACGGCCTGCGCACGAGGAACTGGAGCGCCACCTGGCGAGGCGTGGCGCTGTGGGCGCGAGCGATATCCGCCAGCACCTTCCCGCCCTCACTGTCGGGCCGAGGAAAGTTCCCGTTGCCGAAGGGGCTGTAGCCCACCACCGCGATGCCACGTTCCTCGCACCAGGGCAGCACCGTGTGTTCGATGGCGCGCTCTTCCAGGTGGTAGAGCACCTGGTTGCAGGCGATGCGCCCGGGCTTCGTGAGCGACAGCAGCTCCTCCAGGTCCGCCACCGAGAAGTTGCTCACACCCCACGAGCGAATCTTTCCATCCGCCACCAGCTTCTCGAAGGCGCGCACCGTCTCCTCCAGCGGATGCGAGCCGGGCCAATGCAGCAGGTAGCAGTCCAGCCAGTCGGTGCGCAGGTTCTTCAGGCTCCTCTCGCAGGCGGCGAGCGTGCCCGCGTAGGACGCGTTGGAAGGCATCACCTTCGACACGAGGAAGACCTCTTCCCTGCGGCCCGCGATGGCCTCGGACACGATGAGCTCCTCCACGCGGCCCCGGCCATACAGCTCCGCGGTGTCCACATGGGTGAGGCCCAGGTCCAACCCCGCGCGGAGTGAACGAATGGCCTCCTCGCGGTCATCGCCCTCCATCTGCCACGTCCCTTGCCCCAGGACGGGGACATGCTTCCCGGTACTACCGAAGACGTGCTGCTCCATGACCTACCTCCGTGTCCGAAAGGATGTGCCACTCCCACCCGCCCCGACAGCGCGTTGCCGTGCGAACCCGAGGACTCCGCGCTAGTCTCCGCGAGTGTCCGCCTCCCCGTCTTCTTCCAAGTCCGGCCCCCCCTCGCGCTTGACGTTGCGCCGCCTGCTCACGCTGGCGAGGCCCGAGCTTCCCACGCTTGTCGTGGGCACGCTCTTTCTGTTCATCAGCAGCGCGGCCACCCTCGCCTTTCCCCGGGCCATCGGAGACCTCGTCGATGAAGCGCTCGGCGCTCGCAGCCGTGAGCGCCTGGACACCATCGCCCTGGTGATGTTCTGCGTCTTCGTCGTGCAGGGTCTGGCCATGGCTTTGCGCGCCTATCTCTTCAGCACCGCGGGCGAGCGCGTCGTGACGCGGTTGCGCAAGCGCCTGTTCCAGAGCCTGCTGTCCCAAGAGGTCGCATTCTTCGACGAGCGTCGCACCGGAGAGCTCACCAGTCGACTGGCCTCCGACACCAGCGTCCTGCAGAACACCGTCACGACCAACATCTCCATGACGCTGCGCTACACCCTCCAGGCGCTGGGCGGCGTGGTGCTCCTCTTCTTCACGTCCCCGCGCCTCACGCTGGTGATGCTCGCCATCATCCCCGGGGTGGCCATTGGCGCGGTGGTGTATGGCCGGCGCGTTCGCGTCCTGTCGCGTCAGGTGCAGGACGCGCTCGCCGCCTCCAGCGAGGTGGCCGAAGAGGACCTCTCCGGCATCCGCACCGTGCGCTCCTTCGCCGCGGAGAGCCACGAGGTGGAGCGCTACGGCGCGGCGGTGGACCGGGCGCTCGAGCTCGCGAAGACACGCGCGCGACAGTCCGCGGTGTTCATGGGCATCGCCTCCATCGCCATGTATGGCTCCACCGCGGCCATGCTCTGGTACGGCGGCCGGCTGGTGGTGGACGGAGCGCTCAGCGTGGGCGCGCTCACCTCGTTCCTCATCTACACATCGATGGTCGCGCTCTCCTTGAGCGCCGTCGCGGAGGTGTGGGCGGACTTCATGCGCGCCAGCGGCGCCGCCGAGCGCGTCTTCGAGCTGGTGGACCGCGAGCCCGCCATCCCCTCCGGGGGACAGACGCTGGCCTCGGTGAAGGGCCACGTGGAGTTCCGCAGCGTGCGCTTCTCCTACCCCACGCGCTCGGATGTGCCCGTGCTCCAGGGCATGGACCTGGAGATGCGGCCCGGTGAAGTGGTCGCCGTCGTCGGCCCCTCTGGCGCGGGCAAGTCCACGCTCGCCTCGCTCCTGTCGCGCTTCTACGACCCGCAGGGCGGCGCGGTGCTCCTGGACGGACACCCGCTCACCTCGCTCGAGCCCGAGTGGCTGCGGCGCAACATCGGCATGGTCGCGCAGGAGCCCCAGCTCTTCTCCTGCTCCATCGCGGACAACATCCGCTATGCCCGGCCGGACGCCACGCAGGAGGAAGTGGAAGAGGCCGCGCGCGCCGCCAACGCCCACGACTTCATCCAGCGCTTCCCGGAGGGCTACGCCACGCCCGTCGGAGAGCGCGGCGTGCAGCTCTCCGGTGGACAGAAGCAGCGCGTGGCCATCGCCCGCGCCGTGTTGAAGGACCCTCGCCTGCTCATCCTCGACGAGGCCACCAGCGCCTTGGACGCGGAGAGCGAGCACCTGGTGAAGGACGCGCTGGAGCGGCTGATGAAAGGTCGCACCACGCTCATCATCGCGCACCGCTTGTCCACGGTGGCCAACGTGGACCGCGTGCTCGTGCTGGAAGGAGGCCGCATCGTCCAGAGCGGCACCCACACAAGCCTCATGGGCCAGGAGGGCCTGTACCGCAGGCTGGTGGAACGGCAGTTCGTCGCGGCCTGAAGGGCTGCCCGCCACTCAGGCCCGCACTAATGCCTCCGGAAAGTGGCGCGCAATCGCGTGGGTGATTACTTCTTCGGCCTCAAGAAAGGAGGTGATGCCTTGATCGACAGCAAGAATCAGGCGTCCACCTCCGCCAAGGCGGCCTGAAGTCAGCCCCCAAGGCGGTGGAAGACGCCCGAGGTAACGAGGGCCCGTTTCCGCATCATGCGGGAACGGGTCTTTTACTTTCCCCCGGGAATGGAGTCCTTGAGAGACTGTTCCAACCGCCCGGGGGGAGTGGCCGACCTTTTTGTACCCATCCGGGAGATTTGCCGTGTCCATCACCCCGTGCCCCAGCCCACTTCCCACCGCGTTGCGCGATGAGGAGGCCGTCCAGGCTCAGCGCAACCTCTACTGCCCCAACTACGACGCCTGCTTGCACATGGTCGTCAAGCGGGGCTGGGAGGGCTGGAGCTGCCGCAACTGTGACTTGCGCGACTTCCGTGTCGGACAACCTGACGTCCGCGAGTTCGCGGTCTCCCGCCCCGGTGGTTGGGACGGAAACTGAGGTGGCGTCAGCCGGAGCACCGAGCGGCCCCTCGTCCGGCGCAGAATAATTGACGCATCCCTGCCCTACTTGGCAGAACGGGATATGCGCTCCAAGAAAACCAAGTTCATTTTCGTGACGGGCGGAGTGGTCAGCTCCCTCGGCAAGGGCCTCGCCTCGGCCTCTATTGGCGCCCTGCTGGAGAATCGCGGCCTCGCCGTCACCCTGCTGAAGCTGGACCCGTACATCAACGTGGATCCGGGCACGATGAGCCCGTTCCAGCATGGCGAAGTGTTCGTCACCGAGGATGGTGGCGAGACGGACATGGACCTGGGCCACTACGAGCGCTTCACGAACGCTCGCATGAGCCGCCTCAACAACTTCACCTCCGGCCGCATCTACCACGCCGTCATCATGAAGGAGCGGCGCGGCGAGTACCTGGGCAAGACGGTGCAGGTGATTCCGCACGTCACCGACGAAATCAAGGCGAGCATCCGCCAGGCGGCCCAGGACGCGGACGTGGTGATTGTGGAGGTCGGCGGCACGGTGGGCGACATCGAGTCGCTGCCGTTCCTCGAGGCCATCCGTCAGATGCGCTACGACGTGGGCAGCCAGAACGCCGTCTACGTGCACCTGACGCTCCTGCCGTACATCGGCGCCGCGGGCGAGGTGAAGACCAAGCCCACGCAGCACTCGGTGATGAAGCTGCGCGAGATTGGCATCCAGCCCGACTTCCTCGTGTGCCGCACGGACCGCGAGGTGTCGCGCGAGCTCAAGGACAAGATCGCCATGTTCTGCAACGTGGACACGGGCAACGTGTTCACCTCGCCAGACGTGCGCAGCATCTACGAGCTGCCGCTGGAGCTGCACCGCCAGGGCCTGGATGATCGCCTCGCGGAGGTGCTCAACATCTGGAGCCGCGCGCCGCACCTGGAGCGCTGGGAGAACATCCTGCGCAAGGTGTACGAGCCCGCGCGTGGCCAGGTGCAGGTGGCCATCGTCGGCAAGTACGTGAATCTCACGGAGAGCTACAAGAGCCTCAACGAGGCCCTCTTGCACGGCGGCATCGCCAACGACGTGAAGGTGAACCTGCACTTCGTGGACAGCCAGGACGTGGAGGCGCAAGGGGCGGAGAAGCTGCTCGCCGGCGTGGACGCCATCCTGGTGCCCGGCGGGTTCGGCGTGCGGGGCACCGAGGGAAAAATCGCGGCGGTGCGCTACGCGCGTGAGAAGAAGATTCCCTTCTTCGGCATCTGCCTGGGCCTCCAGATGGCGGTGGTGGAGTTCAGCCGGGGCGTGCTGGGCCTGACGACGGCCAACAGCCTGGAGTTCAGCGAACACACGCCCCACCCCGTCGTGACGCTGATGGAGAGCCAGGTGTCGGTGCAGGACAAGGGCGGCACGATGCGCCTGGGCAGCTACGCCTGCGCGCTGAAGCCCGGCACGCGCGCGCACCAGCTCTACGGACAGGACCTCATCCAGGAGCGCCACCGTCACCGCTACGAAGTGAACAACGCCTACCGAGGGCGTCTGCAGGAGGCGGGGCTGGTCATCTCCGGCCACAATCCGGAGCTGAACCTGGTGGAGATGATTGAGTTGTCGGACCACCCGTACTTTGTTGGGTGCCAGTTCCACCCCGAGTTCAAGAGCAAGCCCTTCGCCCCTCACCCTCTCTTCTCCGGCTTCATCAAGGCCGCGCTGGACCAGCGCGACGCCACGGCCGGCCAGGTGCGCGCATGAGCGCCAGCAGCAGCCTTCCCATCACCCTGTGTGGCCACAAGGTCGGCCCGGGTCAGAAGCTTTTTGTCATTGCCGGCCCGGACAGCATCGAGTCCGAGGAAATGGCCCTGAAACATGCTCACTTGCTCAAGGGCATCACCAGCCGGCTGGGCGTGCCCTACGCCTTCAAGTGCTCCTACGACAAGGCCAACCGGACGAGCGGGAAGTCCTTCCGAGGCCCGGGTCTCCGGGAAGGGCTGCGCATTCTAGCGCGTATCAGGGATGAAGTGGGCGTCCCGGTCCTCACGGACGTCCATGAAACCAGCCACGTAGGCCCTGCCTCGGAAGTTGTGGATATCATCCAGATACCGGCGTTCCTGTGCCGGCAGACAGACCTGGTGGAGGCCGTGGCTCGCACGGGCAAGGGCGTGAATTTGAAGAAGGGACAATTCGTGGCCCCCAAGGACATCGTCCACTCGGCGCGCAAGGCGTTCGAGGCGGGCAACCCCAACGTGCTCGTCACGGAGCGGGGCTCGTCCTTTGGCTACAACAACCTGGTTGTCGACATGCGTGGCTTCGCGCAGATGCGCGAGGCGGGCCTGGCCGTGTGCTTTGACGCCACGCACTCCGTGCAGCTGCCCAGCGCGGGCAACGGAGAGACGGCGGGTGAGCGGAAGTTCGTCTCGCTGCTCGCGCGCTCCGCCGCGGCCGCCGGCATCGATGCCTTGTTCACCGAAGTCCACGAGGACCCTGACCGTGCCCTGTGTGACGGTCCGTGCTCCCTCAATCCACAGATGTTCGAGGACGTGGTACGAAATGTGCTGAACATCCGCCGGGTGTTGGGACACGAGCCCAGCTGATGAACACGCCAAGAGAAGGAGCCGAGCGACTCATGCCGACGGAAGCACTTTCCAAGCCGGGAAAGGAAGAGCTGACGTCCCGCGCGGCACGCGTGCGGCTGCTTGTCTTTGACGTGGACGGGGTGCTCACCGACGGCGGCCTGTATTACGGCGACGGCGGGGAGCTGATGAAGCGCTTCGATGTGAAGGATGGCCACGCCCTGGTCATGGCCCGACTGTCGGGCCTGCCCGCCGCCATCCTCACCGCCCGCACCTCAGGCATCGTGGAGGCACGCGGGCGGGAGCTGGGCCTGGCGGCTGTGTTTCAAGGCCGCAAGGACAAGGGTGTCGCACTGGACGAGCTGCTCCGGCAGTTGGATGTCCCCCCGGACGAATGTGCCTACATGGGGGATGACCACAACGACCTGGCCCCACTCTCCAAGGTGGGCTTGTCCGCGTGTCCCGCGGATGCTGTTCCCGAGGTGCGTCAGGAGGTCCACTTCGTCACCCACAGCCCAGGCGGCCGAGGCGCCGCTCGGGAGCTCGTGGAGCTGGTTCTCAAGTCCCGTGGTCGTTGGGACGAGGCCGTGGGTCTGATGAGGGGGACTGATGGACGCAGTGCGCAGAGAGGTTGAAGGAAACCCCGTATTCAAGGTAGGTGGTTGATTCCATGGGCAGCGGAATGATGCAGCAAGAGGGGAGTACGGCGATGACGGACCAGCTCTACACGACGCACGACATCAGTCGTTTGCTTCAGGTGGATCCGTCCACGGTGAGCAAGTGGATTGACCGGGGCATCCTGATGGCCTTCAGGACACCGGGCGGCCACCGCCGGGTGCGGTCCGCGGACCTGCGCACGTTCCTCATCACCCACCAGATGCCGGTTCCCGAGGAGCTGGGCAGCGGCACGGTGCGCCTGCTGGTGGTGGACGACGAGCGCGCGGTGCTGGACGCCATCAAGCGCGCGTTCAAGCCCTTCGCCGCGCAGGTGGAGCTGCAGACGACGACGAGCGGCGTGGAGGCCCTGCTGCTGGTGTCCGAGCAGAAGCCGCACGGCATGATCATCGACCTCAACATGCCGGACATCGACGGCCTCGAGGTCTGCCGCCGCATCCGTCAGCGCAAGCAGATGGAGGGCGTGCGCCTCATCACCATGACGTCCGTGCACACCGCCGACGTGGTGGAGCAGTCGAAGCAGGCCGGCGCCCTGGCGTGCCTGGCCAAGCCGCTGGATGTGCAGCAGGTGCTGGAGCTGTTCCGCGTGCCCATCTCGCTCAGCGCCAAGCGCTGATGCGCGGAGGGCTTCCGCCACCCCCTCGCGGAAGCCCTCGACAGGGGTGAAGGGAGAGGAAGCCGCGCCGTTACCGGCGGACAGCGGCCTCCCAGGAGGGGTGTGCGCGCGATTCAGCTCTGGACCTTGACCTCGATGACGCGGGGCTTGGATTCCTCACGCCGGGGCAGTGTCAGCGTCAACACGCCTTGCTCGTAGCGCGCCTCCACCTGGGTGGCGTCCACGGTCTCCGGCAGGGAGAACGAGCGCGTGAATCCACCCTGGGCGCGCTCCTGGCGTCGCACGTTGACGCCCTCGGCCAAGGGCTGCGCCTTGCGCTCCGCCTTCACGGTGAGCACGTCGCGCTCCACCGTCACCTGGATGTCCTTCGCGTCCACCCCCGGGATGTCGAGGTGCAGGGTGATGCCCGCCTCGGACTCGAGAATGTCGGCCGCCGGCGCGCGCTCGCGAGGCGCCTGACGGAAGAAGCCGGGCTGCCCCAGCTCGCGGAAGAGCGCGTCGAAGTCGCGCATCAGGGGGTTCACCACCACGGCGGAGTTGAACGGGTTGCGGCTTTGCATGGTCTTCTCCTGTTCGTGACACCCAGCACGGGTGCACGGCATGTGAATCACAGACGGTGTCCTGGTTCGCGGTCGCCGCGGGCTCCCCTACCGGGGCTCCAGCGCCGCCTCACAAGACTCAAGAGAACCATGCTCCGGGACGTGTCAAGCAACGCCCCCGCCCCGTCCGCGGCCCTCGCGTCAGGGCCGCCTGCCTGCCCTCCAGTCCGCCGAAAGAGCGCTGGGGGTGGGTGCGGCCGGGCTCAGTCGTCCTCGCGGCCCAGGGTGACGCCAACAGCCTCCTCGGCGCGGGCGACGTGGACCGTCCAGGGACGGCAGCACACCGGACAGTCCTCGATGTAGCGCTCGTCGGTGGCGCCGATGGGGTCCACGTCGACCTCCACCTGTTCGCCGCAATAGGGGCACTGCAGGACAGCGGCTTCCGCGAAGGGTTGCATGGTGGCGCCTCCTCGCCCAAGAAGCGGGCAAATGCGTCGCGGACTCAGCGTCCGCGCGTTCAGACGGTAGACTCCCGAGCCATGGCTTCTCCTTCCCGCAATCGCATTGGCGACATCCTCGTCAAGGCCCGCGTCATCGACGACCTTCAGCTGCGCAGCGCCCTGGCCACTTTTGACCAGTGGGGAGGGCGGCTGTCGCGCATCGTCGCGGACCTGGGGTTGGCCAGCGAGGACATCGTCACCGAGGCCATCTGCCAGGGCCTGGGGATGCAGCGGGTGCAGTTGGGCAACATCACGCGCGACGCGGGAGCACTGGCGCGCGTGGACATCACGATGGCGGAGCAGAAGGGCGTCTTCCCGGTGTCGCTCAAGGACAACGGCAAGACGCTGGTGCTGGCCATGGCGGACCCCACGGACCTGGCCACCCTGGACCAGGTGGCGCAGCGCAGCCGTGCGCGGGTGGTGCCCATGGTCGCGGGCGAGCGCGAAATCGAGCACGCGATTCTGCGCCACTATCGCAATCAAGAGCCCGTCATCAGCACGCGTTTCAACCCTTCGCGAAACACGTCCGCTGAAACACAGGCACCTGTCGACGAGCCGGAGGACGAGTTCAAGGTCGTCGACATGAGCGGCAAGACGGTGGTCAAGCGCATCGCCGACATCGTCCCGCCCGACTCCCCCGCCACCGCGCCCGCGCCGCGCCCCGCGGAGAAGCCCGCGCCGGCCGCGGCGGCGGGCTCGAGCGCGGCGGACATCCTGGATGAAATCCTGACCGGCGGCGCGCCCTCCTCCGAGTGGACCGAGGATGATTTGCAGCGGCTGCAGACGCTCCAACAGAACCAGGAGAAGAGCTCCAAGATTCTGCGGGCCCTGCTGGAGCTGCTGCTGGAGAAGAACCAGCTCCAGCAGCGCGAGCTGGCCGCGAGGATGCGGCTGTAGTCGCGCTCAGCTCACTTCCTGGAGCTCACGTCCGGTGAGCCCCAGGAGGTAGAGGATGGTGTCCAGGCCGCCGGCTGATATCGATGTATCAGCGGCTTCTCGAAGCCGGGGCTTGGCGCGGAAGGCAATTCCCAATCCCGCGCGCTCCAGCATCAGCAAGTCATTGGCGCCATCGCCCACCGCGATGACTTGCTCCAGCAGGATGCCTTCCTGATTCGCCAGCTGCTCGAGCAGCTCCGCCTTGCGGCGCGCGTTGACGATGGGTCCCACGGTGCGGCCGGTGAGCTTTCCATCCGCCTCCTCGAGCACGTTGGAGAAGGCATGGTCGATGCCGAGCCGGGCCTTGAGTGCCTCGGCCGCCACGGAGAAGCCGCCGCTGATGACCGCGGTGCGATAGCCCAGGCGCTTGAGCACCTTCACCAGCGTCTCCGCGCCCTCCGTCAGCGGCAGGTTCGCCGCGAGTTCACGCAGCACCGACACGTCCAGCCCCGCCAGCAGCGACACGCGCTGGCGCAAGGACTCGTCGTAGTCCATCTCACCGTGCATGGCGCGCTCGGTGATGCGAGACACCTGTTCTCCCACGCCATACGCCCGCGCGAGCTCGTCGATGACCTCGATGCGGATGAGCGTGGAGTCCATGTCCATCACCACCATCCGCTTGCTGCGGCGGAACAAGCTCTCGCGCTGCAGCGCCACGTCGAAGGTGTTGTCGCGCATGGACAGCGCCAGCAGCGAGCGCTTCAGCGCCTCCGGGTCTACCGCGGGAGGCAACGTGACATGCAGCTCCACCGAGCCCAGGTGCGTGTGCGTGAGCCGGACGATGCGCTCGACGAGAGCGCCCTGCTCGGACAGGTGCGACGTCAGCGAGTGAAGCTCGCGAGCGCCCAACGCGCGGCCCACGGCGGTGACGACATAGCGAGCCGCCACGGGACTCTCGGCGGCCTCCGGCGACTCCACCGCCTGGAAGTCGAGCGCCACGCCCAGCTCCCGAGCGGCGAAGAGCAGCTCCTTGGGGACGCCGCGTGTGTCGGGCAGGCGGACGAGCAGGCACAACGTGAGGCGGCCCTGCACCACCACCTGCTCCACGTCGAGCAGCTCCGCGCCCGCCTGCGCCAGCAGGCCGGTGAAGCGCGAGGTGATGGAAGGATGGTCCTTGCCCGTGACGGTGACGAGCAGGCAACCAGATGAAGTCGAGGTCATGGCCCGCGGACAATGCCACGCCCCTCGAGCGAACGGGGCGGGCTTCACCGGCACTCGCCCCAAGGCCTCGTCACGAAGGTCGCGGGGCGTCCAGGCAGGAGACGGGGCGGGCCTCAGCGGCCCGCGCTCGGGTTCACCTCACGACTGCGGCTGCTGTTGCTGCGGCGCATCCGACGAGAGGACGAGGTCCCCGCGCGTGAGGAACTCCTTCTCCGGGAACGCCTTGTAGAAGTCCTCGAGCATGGCATCCACGTCCGGGTAGCGCTGCTCGCGCTTGTCCTGGGTGGCCTTGTCGAAGAGCTGGTCCAGCCCGCTGGGCGCCTCGGGGTTGACCTCCGACGGCAGCGGCGAGCGGCGGCCGGGAATCTGCCCGGTGAGCATCTCGTAGAGCAGGATGCCCAGGCCGTAGATGTCCGCGGCGGGGCCCGGCTCCTTCGCGCCCCGGTTCATCAGCTCCGGAGCCATGTAGGCCATGCCGCCGGTGCCCACGAAGACCTGGGGCATGCCCTTGGTCGAATCCACCTCCACCACCCGGCCCAGACCGAAGTCGGCCAGCTTGGCGTTGCCGTACCCGTCGAAGAGGACGTTCTCCGGCTTGAGGTTGTGGTGCGTCAGCCCCGCGGCGTGAGCGGCGCGCAGGCCGTAGGCCATCTGCAGGAACGTGCGCAGCGCGAAGGGCACCGGCACCCCGCTGCCACCACCGGCCTCCAGCCGCTCCTTCAGGCTGCCGTTCATCAGCTCCAGCACGAAGTACGGGCGCGCGGCCTCCACGTTCTGGTCCACCACCTGGACGATGCCGGGGTGGCGCACCTGGGCCTGCGCGCACAGCTCCTTCTTCAGCCGCTTGAGCACCTCACCGCGCTGGAGGAAGGAGAAGTAGCCAAAGATGTCCTTGAGCTCCTTGAGGCAGATGTCCAGGCCCAGCGCCGTGAAGCGGCCCTTGAACACCGTGCCCAGCGGGCCCGTGCCGATGGGGTCGAACTTCTGGTAGCGCAGGTCCAGCTCATTGCTCTTCGGAGCGGCGGGCGCGGCGGCAACAGGAGCAGCGGTGGCGGCGGGAGGAGGCATGGAGGCAGTCGCGGACGACGGAGGGGGAGCGATGGGCTGCGACGCGGGCGCCGCGGGAGCAAGTCCAATGGACGTCTCCCGGCGCCCCTCGGGAACCGCGGGGCTGACCAGCGCCATGGGAGCGGCGACGGGCGCTGGAGCCGGTGCGGGCACCTGGGACGTGTTCGGAGGCGGCGTCAGGTCCAGCGCGGGCATCGCCGAGCGCGAGGCCCGCATCGGAGGCATGGGCGGAGGCGAGGGAGGCGGCGAGATTTGGGTCTGCGCCGTGGGAACGACCTCCGTCTCGTCCAGCAGCAGCTCCGGAGGAGGCGGCGGAACGACCATCGGCTCCTCGGTCCCCTGCGCCACGGGCGGCTCGTCCTCGGCGGAGGAGAGCTGGTCGGCGAAGAACTCCCCCACCTCGGTGGAGAAGCGGTCCGCAAGCTCCCCACCCGCCACCCGCTCGCCCTGCTCGGTGAGCTTGAGCTGGGCCTCGCGGTCCATGGCGATGTAGTGGAACTTGCGCAGGAAGAAGAAGTAGTTGTCGAACTCGAGCGAGACGGACGGTTCGAGCGAGGCCTTCACGTCGGCCAGTTTGTTCGAGCGTCCTAGTCGGCCGTTCTCCCTCAGGTTTCGGAGGATGAACAGCGCCTCGCCACTGACGGCGTCGCGGTTGATGGCGGCCTTCGGCATGGGTAGGCGACTCTACGACGCCCGCCCGCCATCACTCAACGTGGGACTGCCGGTACCCGGGCATCTTCACTTGATGCGAAGAAGCTGCTTCACCGTCTCCAGGACCTCGACAAACTTCACGGGCTTGCGCAGATAGATATCCACGCCCAGTTGCAGCGCGCGGTCCTGCGCCTCCTTGCCGCCCGCCGAGATGGCGATGACGGGGATGGCCCTCAGGGCCTCTTCCTCGCGGATGCGCTCCACCAGGGCGAAGCCGTCCATCACCGGCATGTAGAGGTCCGTCATCACCAGGCTGAAGCGACTCTCGCGCAGCATCAAGAGCGCATGGTGGCCGTCCGGAGCGAAGTGGACCTCCAGGGGGACCTTCCCGTGCAGCTCTCCCGAGGCCAGCTTCTTCAGGACGTAGCTGTACATCTCGATGATGTGCGGGTTGTCCTCGACGATGAGCACACGGTAGCCCTCGTGCTCGACGTGGGACGCGTGGCTGTTGGGTCCTGCCGCACTCAAGATGTCACCCAGTCTCCGCCTGTCCTCCGCGCGCTCGACGCGGACGCCGACACCTCCGGGCTGATCGAAGCCCGCGGGCCTCACCCAGGCCACGATGCCGGTGACTTCTACCGGATCCAGCAGTCCCGGGAAAGAAAGTGCGAGCCGCACCTCGTCTCCCAGGGTGAAGACCTGGTCGGTTTGGACGAAGAGTCCCGTATGGGACAGGTTCTCCGTGACGTCACGCGCCTGGCGCCCGTCCGCGTACTCTACCTTCAGCACGGCCGGGACCCGGGGGTGCTGACGCTTGTTCTCTGGTCCCGGGGTCATAACAAGGGGTTGAAATCGCTCGGCAATTTGCTGATGGCGGCCCAGTGTAGCGTCGAGGGTTTATGTTGACAACGCGGCCTTTGGAGCAATACGTAGCCCCCCGCCATGGCGGAGCCCCTGTTCACTCCTGAAGAGCAGAAGAAGTTCGACGCGGGTATCGCGGAGATCATCTCCCACTACCCCTCTGATCGCAAAAGCGCGGGCATGCTCCCGGCGCTGCGGCTGCTCCAGGAGATCAAGGGCTGGCTGCCGCCCGAAGGTCTCCGGCTGGTCGCGAAGCACCTGGAGGTCACTCCGGAGCGCGCCTACGAG is part of the Myxococcus landrumus genome and encodes:
- a CDS encoding general secretion pathway protein GspE encodes the protein MASPSRNRIGDILVKARVIDDLQLRSALATFDQWGGRLSRIVADLGLASEDIVTEAICQGLGMQRVQLGNITRDAGALARVDITMAEQKGVFPVSLKDNGKTLVLAMADPTDLATLDQVAQRSRARVVPMVAGEREIEHAILRHYRNQEPVISTRFNPSRNTSAETQAPVDEPEDEFKVVDMSGKTVVKRIADIVPPDSPATAPAPRPAEKPAPAAAAGSSAADILDEILTGGAPSSEWTEDDLQRLQTLQQNQEKSSKILRALLELLLEKNQLQQRELAARMRL
- the serB gene encoding phosphoserine phosphatase SerB; this translates as MTSTSSGCLLVTVTGKDHPSITSRFTGLLAQAGAELLDVEQVVVQGRLTLCLLVRLPDTRGVPKELLFAARELGVALDFQAVESPEAAESPVAARYVVTAVGRALGARELHSLTSHLSEQGALVERIVRLTHTHLGSVELHVTLPPAVDPEALKRSLLALSMRDNTFDVALQRESLFRRSKRMVVMDMDSTLIRIEVIDELARAYGVGEQVSRITERAMHGEMDYDESLRQRVSLLAGLDVSVLRELAANLPLTEGAETLVKVLKRLGYRTAVISGGFSVAAEALKARLGIDHAFSNVLEEADGKLTGRTVGPIVNARRKAELLEQLANQEGILLEQVIAVGDGANDLLMLERAGLGIAFRAKPRLREAADTSISAGGLDTILYLLGLTGRELQEVS
- a CDS encoding serine/threonine-protein kinase translates to MPKAAINRDAVSGEALFILRNLRENGRLGRSNKLADVKASLEPSVSLEFDNYFFFLRKFHYIAMDREAQLKLTEQGERVAGGELADRFSTEVGEFFADQLSSAEDEPPVAQGTEEPMVVPPPPPELLLDETEVVPTAQTQISPPPSPPPMPPMRASRSAMPALDLTPPPNTSQVPAPAPAPVAAPMALVSPAVPEGRRETSIGLAPAAPASQPIAPPPSSATASMPPPAATAAPVAAAPAAPKSNELDLRYQKFDPIGTGPLGTVFKGRFTALGLDICLKELKDIFGYFSFLQRGEVLKRLKKELCAQAQVRHPGIVQVVDQNVEAARPYFVLELMNGSLKERLEAGGGSGVPVPFALRTFLQMAYGLRAAHAAGLTHHNLKPENVLFDGYGNAKLADFGLGRVVEVDSTKGMPQVFVGTGGMAYMAPELMNRGAKEPGPAADIYGLGILLYEMLTGQIPGRRSPLPSEVNPEAPSGLDQLFDKATQDKREQRYPDVDAMLEDFYKAFPEKEFLTRGDLVLSSDAPQQQQPQS
- a CDS encoding TIGR02266 family protein — translated: MTPGPENKRQHPRVPAVLKVEYADGRQARDVTENLSHTGLFVQTDQVFTLGDEVRLALSFPGLLDPVEVTGIVAWVRPAGFDQPGGVGVRVERAEDRRRLGDILSAAGPNSHASHVEHEGYRVLIVEDNPHIIEMYSYVLKKLASGELHGKVPLEVHFAPDGHHALLMLRESRFSLVMTDLYMPVMDGFALVERIREEEALRAIPVIAISAGGKEAQDRALQLGVDIYLRKPVKFVEVLETVKQLLRIK